In a single window of the Nicotiana tomentosiformis chromosome 10, ASM39032v3, whole genome shotgun sequence genome:
- the LOC138899929 gene encoding uncharacterized protein, producing the protein MASDFMDQFGFNTEKAPDVFYIQNLKKKPTETFREYATQWRSKAAKVRPALEEEQMNKFFVRAQDPQYYKRLMVTENHKFSDIIKLGERIEEGIKSGMLTNFEALQATIKALQSGGISKKNEVGAVMVAQGTKSPLTYQTTSPTYHPSPPRYPQPATTYHTYNTQPAYYHSPPARQNYQKPIPNFDRRPPRQYTPIAEPIDQLYERLKAAGYVTSIPAVAMENSSQWVNLNNTCAYHSGMKGHTIDECRTLKDTIQTLIDTKVIQAKEAAPNVRNNPLPDHRGEGVNVIETDEEWDPEGSIGLIQEGDDPKKPAVTLTPIVVQIQPPVEVEVAGPTPFEVETTPAPFEIELTTPFTVMVASTPPFKSNVVPLDYVAEAKRKGKAKNGRIWCSTRNDQDPENLGGTSREVSSKQPIIETGPNDLWRNMQAREYSVVDHLNKTPAQISILSLRQNS; encoded by the coding sequence atggcatcggaTTTCATGGATCAATTCGGGTTTAATACGGAGAAAGCGCCAGATGTCTTCTATAtccagaatctcaagaagaagccaacagagactttccgcgagtatgctactcaatGGAGATCGAAAGCTGCGAAAGTAAGGCCGGCATTGGAAGAAGAGCAGATGAACAAGTTCTTCGTCCGGGCCCAGGATCCACAATACTACAAAAGGTTAATGGTTACCGAGAATCAcaaattctccgacatcatcaaattgggggAAAGGATTGAAGAAGGGATCAAGAGCGGAATGTTAACTAATTTTGAGGCATTACAGGCTACAATCAAAGCATTGCAGTCAGGGGGTATATCCAAGAAGAATGAAGTAGgggccgtgatggtagcccaaggtacaaaatctcctcttacataccaaacaaCTTCACCCACATATCATCCTTCACCTCCTAGATATCCACAACCCGCCACTacctaccacacttataacacccagccagcatattatcactcaccgccagcccgccaaaactatcAGAAACCCATaccaaattttgaccgcaggccacccagacaatacacccctatTGCTGAACCCATCGATCAATTATATGAGAGACTGAAAGCTGCTGGATATGTCACCTCTATTCCCGCTGTTGCCATGGAAAActcctctcaatgggtcaatctAAACAACACATGTGCCTACCACTctggcatgaaaggtcataccatTGATGAATGTCGCACCCTGAAAGACACGATCCAGACACTAATCGATAccaaggttatacaagcaaaggaggCTGCACCTAACGTCCGTAACAATCCCCTCCCGGATCATAGGGGCGAGGGAGTAAATGTGATAGagactgatgaagaatgggacccaGAAGGGTCGATTGGGCTTATTCAAGAAGGGGATGACCCAAAGAAACCTGCGGTCACTCTTACTCCTATTGTGGTACAGATACAACCACCAGTTGAAGTTGAAGTAGCCGGACCAACCCCGTTCGAGGTGGAAACAACACCTGCACCATTCGAAATAGAACTAACCACACCCTTTACTGTGATGGTAGCATCCACACCACCCTTTAAATCCAATGTCGTACCCTTGGACTATGTTGCAGAAGCCAAGAGGAAAGGAAAAGCGAAAAATGGAAGAATCTGGTGCAGCACAAGGAATGACCAGGACCCTGAGAATTTGGGAGGAACGAGTAGAGAAGTTTCTTCCAAGCAGCCCATCATCGAAACTGGCCCGAATGATCTTTGGAGAAACATGCAAGCGAGAGAATATTCTGTGGTAGACCATCTAaacaaaactcctgctcagatatccatcctATCATTAAGGCAAAATTCTTAG